The following are from one region of the Alicyclobacillus fastidiosus genome:
- a CDS encoding IS3 family transposase (programmed frameshift): MTQRERRTFTSEFKQQMVELYLNGKPRKDIIREYELTPSALDKWIRQSKTSGSFKEKDNLTPEQEELIRLRKENKQLLMENDIFKASCADNRTKVNVIRNNAHKYSISAMCSVLQLPRSTYYYEAQEKQSEDELVEAIQEIFHNSRNTYGTRKIKFELKKRNMIVSRRKIGRIMREVGLVSVYTVAQYKPHVDSCNESKVENELNRQFQQEEHLAVVVSDLTYVRVEGKWQYVCLLVDLFNREIIGHSAGAHKDAQLVHQAIASVQGNLSNVQMFHTDRGSEFKNKLIDEALTVFQIRRSLSLKGCPYDNAVAEATFKIFKTEFVQGRHFDSLKQLKLELDDYVHWYNHIRIHGTLGYSTPIEYKSTHLKKVV; the protein is encoded by the exons ATGACCCAACGGGAGCGAAGGACATTCACATCAGAATTCAAGCAGCAAATGGTTGAACTTTATCTGAATGGAAAGCCACGGAAAGACATTATCCGTGAGTATGAGTTAACGCCATCAGCATTGGATAAGTGGATTCGGCAAAGTAAAACCTCAGGCTCGTTTAAGGAGAAGGATAATCTCACGCCTGAACAGGAAGAACTCATTCGTTTGCGCAAAGAAAATAAGCAACTGCTCATGGAGAACGATATTT TTAAAGCAAGCTGCGCTGATAATAGGACGAAAGTAAATGTGATTCGCAACAATGCGCACAAATACTCGATATCAGCAATGTGCAGCGTCCTACAATTGCCTAGAAGTACGTATTACTACGAAGCCCAGGAAAAGCAATCTGAAGACGAACTGGTCGAAGCAATTCAGGAGATTTTCCACAACAGCCGAAACACCTATGGCACTCGCAAAATCAAGTTTGAATTGAAGAAACGGAACATGATTGTATCCAGACGAAAGATCGGCAGAATCATGAGAGAAGTTGGACTTGTTTCGGTATACACCGTAGCACAGTACAAGCCTCATGTGGATTCCTGCAACGAGTCAAAGGTGGAAAATGAGCTTAACCGCCAATTCCAGCAAGAAGAGCATCTAGCCGTTGTTGTGAGTGACCTAACATACGTGAGAGTCGAAGGAAAGTGGCAATACGTATGCTTATTAGTCGATCTCTTTAATCGCGAGATCATCGGTCATAGTGCCGGTGCACACAAAGATGCACAGCTTGTTCATCAAGCTATTGCGTCGGTTCAGGGAAACCTGAGTAACGTCCAGATGTTTCATACGGACCGTGGAAGCGAGTTTAAAAATAAGCTCATTGACGAAGCCCTGACAGTGTTTCAAATTAGGCGTTCATTGAGTTTGAAAGGATGTCCATATGATAATGCCGTAGCGGAAGCAACCTTCAAAATTTTCAAGACAGAGTTTGTTCAGGGGCGTCACTTTGACAGCTTGAAACAACTAAAGCTTGAATTAGATGATTATGTGCACTGGTACAATCACATCAGAATTCACGGTACGCTCGGCTACTCAACACCGATTGAATACAAATCTACCCACCTTAAAAAAGTTGTTTAA
- a CDS encoding MBL fold metallo-hydrolase, with protein MQELVRFSKHTLFLPPEHETDRPLLAAIAGSNRTLLVDAGNSPKHAELFLKQLQTLDIQGDLLVLTHHDWDHVFGLGTFKMPVIAHSSTRDEIKKMQLLSWTDAALEQRVKEKSQTSFSAENIKRELGVERDVTLTLPEITFATRMMVDLGGITCWIEHVGGDHASDSTVVYIPEEKVLFVGDAMYANTMDWSYTTEETLKLVQKLEQYDVERCFLSHHDTPLTKAEYQHALFVLKATATIVQELRSGKPAIAQELSLRFKRPLSEDELEVIDFFLNGLHGEKGHV; from the coding sequence ATGCAAGAGTTAGTAAGGTTCTCGAAACATACTCTTTTTTTACCTCCAGAACATGAAACAGACCGACCTCTCCTAGCAGCGATTGCGGGTTCTAATAGGACGCTTTTGGTCGATGCCGGAAATTCACCAAAGCACGCTGAACTGTTTCTCAAACAGTTACAGACCCTAGACATACAGGGCGATTTGTTAGTACTTACACATCATGACTGGGACCATGTATTTGGTTTAGGAACGTTTAAAATGCCAGTCATTGCTCATTCCAGCACGCGTGATGAAATCAAAAAAATGCAGTTGTTGAGTTGGACGGATGCTGCCCTAGAGCAACGGGTTAAAGAAAAGTCACAGACTTCATTTTCTGCTGAAAACATAAAGAGGGAACTTGGAGTTGAAAGAGATGTCACGTTGACGTTACCTGAAATTACGTTTGCGACGAGAATGATGGTGGACCTAGGAGGTATCACATGTTGGATTGAACACGTCGGTGGCGATCACGCTTCTGACTCAACCGTCGTCTATATCCCAGAGGAAAAAGTGCTCTTTGTTGGAGATGCGATGTATGCAAATACGATGGACTGGAGTTACACCACCGAAGAGACACTTAAATTGGTTCAAAAATTAGAGCAGTATGATGTGGAGCGCTGCTTTTTATCACACCATGACACTCCTTTAACTAAAGCGGAGTATCAGCACGCATTGTTCGTGTTAAAAGCTACCGCCACCATTGTACAGGAGTTACGAAGTGGTAAACCAGCTATCGCCCAAGAATTATCTCTTCGGTTTAAACGACCTTTAAGTGAAGATGAACTAGAGGTTATTGACTTTTTCTTAAATGGGCTACACGGCGAGAAAGGTCATGTCTGA
- a CDS encoding nucleotidyltransferase domain-containing protein, with product MVAVIDPHIKDLIRNFLQYDAPQRNGHLETVILCGSHATGQATVTSDIDLCYIGTFPTFKRENIVFQGNDFELMVAPWSWYEQVVSERKWANNIGTPMVMLAQGRCVWGNSEKWVTLQKLVQDIYNAGPVQASNEDIRRIRFHLTNLWDDYCDKENQTERQLLAVYVIQTCIESLFVLRQWWAVKPKYQLVDLRSKDAYLSYKLEQCIQTLGADQEVLRDLCTYVLNPVGGWLRESWKTE from the coding sequence ATGGTGGCGGTCATTGACCCACACATTAAAGATCTCATAAGGAATTTTCTTCAGTACGACGCTCCTCAACGGAATGGGCATCTAGAAACTGTAATTTTGTGCGGCTCTCATGCAACTGGGCAGGCTACGGTGACTAGTGACATCGACTTGTGCTATATTGGAACCTTTCCCACATTTAAACGCGAAAACATCGTGTTCCAAGGTAATGACTTTGAGCTTATGGTCGCCCCATGGTCATGGTACGAACAAGTTGTCAGTGAACGTAAGTGGGCAAACAACATCGGAACGCCTATGGTTATGTTGGCACAAGGGCGTTGTGTATGGGGTAACTCTGAAAAGTGGGTAACCCTACAAAAACTGGTACAGGACATCTATAATGCTGGACCTGTCCAAGCGTCTAATGAAGACATTCGCAGAATTCGATTTCATCTCACTAACTTATGGGATGATTATTGTGATAAGGAAAATCAGACAGAACGGCAATTACTAGCTGTGTATGTGATTCAAACTTGCATTGAATCATTATTCGTATTGCGTCAATGGTGGGCTGTGAAACCTAAGTATCAGCTGGTCGACTTACGTTCTAAGGATGCCTACCTATCTTACAAACTTGAGCAATGCATTCAAACTCTCGGAGCAGATCAGGAAGTGCTACGAGATCTCTGTACGTATGTATTAAACCCTGTAGGCGGTTGGCTTCGTGAGTCATGGAAGACTGAATGA
- the dprA gene encoding DNA-processing protein DprA, whose product MRWTVYERELVVLFTDGSRFILCVIDSRSPLAHNGRIIFDGWVPHMEERRLRLFWALCPGLEPSTYRKLFGHFGSAEALFAASEEGWAAAARVRPETIRRMSAWRARAKDIVSRSEQQLAETAGITCLVQGDEAYPSRLFDLFDPPIVLFARGNLRYLTVDPGIAVVGTRRASSYGLYATKWIGSSLARAELPVYSGMALGIDQCAHEAVLGEHGIGIAILGCGVEVCYPPSNRPLYRRLLEDGLLVSEYAPTSLAAKHRFPERNRLIAALSRATVVVQAGERSGSLGTAESALELGRDVYVVPGPITSKSFRGSHQLLLDGAIPLVDPTTLIDQWADIKTPAARSTPTAPDIPDHLVDLAHLIREEGPLRPGEIALLSAVPPGHIHAKLLEMELASLVRRLPDGRYQCCF is encoded by the coding sequence GTGCGGTGGACGGTGTATGAGAGAGAATTGGTGGTGCTATTCACCGATGGGAGTCGATTTATCCTGTGCGTCATCGACTCCAGGTCGCCGCTCGCGCACAATGGGCGTATCATCTTTGACGGGTGGGTGCCGCACATGGAAGAGCGCAGGCTTCGACTATTCTGGGCGCTGTGCCCTGGACTTGAACCATCGACCTACCGTAAGCTGTTTGGGCATTTTGGCAGTGCCGAGGCGCTGTTCGCCGCTTCAGAAGAAGGCTGGGCAGCCGCAGCCAGGGTACGCCCAGAGACCATTCGACGGATGAGCGCATGGCGTGCAAGGGCGAAGGACATCGTCAGCCGAAGTGAGCAGCAGCTAGCCGAAACCGCTGGTATCACGTGTCTCGTTCAAGGGGATGAGGCGTACCCGTCACGCCTCTTCGACTTGTTTGATCCACCGATTGTTCTGTTCGCACGAGGTAACCTCCGTTATCTCACTGTCGATCCTGGGATTGCCGTAGTCGGGACTAGACGCGCCTCGAGTTATGGTCTCTACGCGACCAAGTGGATAGGTTCAAGTCTCGCGCGGGCTGAGCTACCTGTGTACTCCGGCATGGCGCTTGGCATCGACCAGTGTGCACACGAAGCGGTCCTCGGTGAGCATGGCATAGGGATCGCCATATTGGGATGTGGGGTGGAGGTGTGCTATCCGCCGAGCAATAGGCCGCTGTACCGCCGCCTCTTAGAGGATGGATTGCTCGTCAGCGAGTACGCGCCAACGAGTTTAGCCGCAAAACACCGATTCCCCGAACGCAATCGGCTCATTGCAGCCCTCTCTCGTGCGACGGTTGTCGTTCAGGCGGGCGAGAGGTCTGGGTCGCTCGGAACGGCGGAATCGGCCCTGGAGTTGGGCCGCGATGTGTATGTCGTACCTGGGCCCATCACGTCAAAATCCTTTCGCGGATCGCATCAGCTTCTCTTGGACGGCGCAATTCCCCTCGTCGACCCAACGACGCTCATCGATCAATGGGCTGATATCAAAACGCCCGCTGCTCGAAGCACCCCCACTGCACCCGACATACCTGACCACCTAGTGGATCTTGCACATTTGATTCGGGAGGAGGGGCCTTTGCGCCCTGGTGAAATTGCACTCCTCAGCGCGGTTCCACCGGGTCATATTCACGCAAAGCTATTAGAAATGGAATTGGCATCTCTGGTGCGTCGCCTTCCAGATGGACGTTACCAGTGTTGTTTTTGA
- a CDS encoding methyltransferase domain-containing protein has product MNQDKLDVYEQIGVAMTCRSFQEYVDMFQLSSDMFVGTILDVAAGASSFTAEANRKGFQSIAVDPRYALDPKSIYEHGKRETKAATEKLANLLDTYDWDYYGSLQAHEQNREHSLELFFEDYRGDTRHQRYVEGSLPNLPVVDNSFSLILCSHFLFLYEGQFNVQFHLGAIQELVRVCKSGGQILIYPLVTFTGEPYPQLDELKTVLKSEGIVTEQIPTTFRFLKGANHVLRITK; this is encoded by the coding sequence ATGAATCAAGACAAATTGGATGTTTACGAGCAAATTGGAGTGGCAATGACGTGTCGATCATTTCAGGAATACGTCGACATGTTTCAACTTTCTTCAGACATGTTCGTAGGGACAATTCTTGATGTTGCTGCCGGAGCTTCTTCTTTTACTGCGGAAGCCAATCGGAAGGGATTTCAATCAATAGCGGTTGATCCACGATACGCTTTAGACCCAAAATCTATATATGAACATGGGAAACGAGAAACGAAAGCTGCAACTGAAAAACTGGCGAACCTTTTAGATACTTATGACTGGGACTATTATGGGAGTCTCCAAGCACACGAACAAAACCGGGAGCATTCCTTGGAGCTTTTCTTTGAAGATTATCGGGGAGACACCCGACATCAACGCTATGTTGAAGGCAGCTTACCTAATTTGCCTGTTGTAGATAACTCGTTCTCATTGATTTTGTGTAGTCACTTTCTGTTCTTGTACGAGGGACAATTCAACGTTCAATTTCATCTAGGTGCAATCCAAGAGCTAGTTCGCGTATGTAAGTCAGGTGGTCAAATACTCATTTATCCGTTGGTCACATTCACAGGGGAACCATATCCTCAATTGGATGAATTGAAAACTGTTCTCAAATCCGAAGGCATTGTTACAGAACAGATTCCCACAACATTTCGGTTTCTAAAAGGGGCAAATCACGTACTTAGAATAACCAAGTAA
- the sucD gene encoding succinate--CoA ligase subunit alpha, with amino-acid sequence MSILVNKDTKVITQGITGSTGLFHTKQALEYGTQMVGGVTPGKGGTTVEGLPVFNTVAEAVAATGANASVIYVPPAFAADSIMEAVDAELDLVICITEGIPVLDMVKVKRYMEGRHTRLIGPNCPGVITPGECKIGIMPGYIHRPGKVGVVSRSGTLTYEAVYQLTVRGIGQSTAVGIGGDPVKGTEFIEVLKMFNEDPDTEAVIMIGEIGGTAEEEAAEWVKANMTKPVAGFIAGATAPPGRRMGHAGAIVSGGAGTAESKIKKMEECGIRVAPTPSEMGSTLYAVIEERGLLEKCKTHEATI; translated from the coding sequence GTGAGTATCTTAGTGAATAAAGACACGAAAGTTATTACGCAGGGCATCACTGGATCGACAGGGCTGTTCCATACCAAGCAAGCCTTGGAATATGGTACCCAAATGGTCGGCGGCGTCACACCTGGCAAAGGTGGTACGACCGTTGAAGGATTGCCAGTGTTCAACACGGTTGCTGAAGCAGTTGCCGCTACTGGCGCAAATGCATCCGTAATTTACGTTCCACCCGCATTTGCTGCCGACTCCATCATGGAAGCAGTCGATGCCGAACTCGATCTCGTCATTTGCATCACCGAAGGCATTCCGGTCCTCGACATGGTGAAGGTCAAGCGCTACATGGAAGGCCGTCACACCCGTCTCATCGGGCCAAACTGCCCCGGCGTCATCACGCCAGGCGAGTGCAAGATCGGCATCATGCCAGGCTATATTCACCGCCCAGGCAAAGTCGGCGTCGTGTCCCGCAGCGGAACTTTGACGTACGAAGCAGTGTACCAACTGACGGTGCGCGGCATCGGTCAATCGACGGCGGTCGGCATCGGTGGCGATCCTGTCAAGGGCACTGAGTTTATCGAAGTACTGAAGATGTTTAACGAAGATCCGGATACGGAAGCGGTCATCATGATCGGCGAAATTGGCGGCACAGCTGAAGAAGAAGCGGCTGAGTGGGTCAAGGCGAACATGACGAAGCCAGTTGCAGGGTTTATCGCAGGCGCGACAGCACCTCCGGGACGCCGCATGGGACATGCTGGTGCTATCGTCTCCGGCGGCGCGGGCACGGCTGAGTCGAAGATCAAGAAGATGGAAGAGTGCGGCATTCGAGTGGCGCCGACGCCATCGGAAATGGGTTCGACGTTGTACGCTGTCATCGAGGAGCGCGGCTTGTTGGAAAAGTGCAAGACGCACGAAGCGACCATCTAA
- a CDS encoding tryptophan RNA-binding attenuation protein, which translates to MYISMDDLEMKCWDCQGGGKVTGDDGITAPCPKCEGKGVIATSLGQTLLAFVKKHLNDV; encoded by the coding sequence ATGTACATTTCAATGGATGACTTAGAAATGAAGTGTTGGGATTGTCAGGGAGGAGGAAAAGTAACAGGTGATGATGGCATAACGGCGCCATGTCCAAAATGCGAGGGTAAGGGGGTGATTGCAACTTCCTTAGGGCAAACATTGTTGGCATTTGTAAAGAAACATCTAAACGACGTGTAG
- a CDS encoding IS110 family transposase: MNPVVGLDIAKGESKGQVFLDKDTPHGKSFNILHTSAGLDQFHDVLRSVEELTGVSPTIIFESTGHYHKPITQFLDEQNYVYILVNPLIAYQAKKTSLRKVKTDALDAYNLCKLYYKEEFEPYKKRGIQLLDLRNLTRQHESITGLCIQTKLQFQAILDQVFPEFRGVFGDLYSKVSLHVLSEFPTADSVLAVTEMDLACRIEQLCPSRSERWAVERAKRLRAAAARNPFRGANLQSHLFSLNMYIKMLLQYQEHLSALENQIDALAMDIEEYEIIQSIPGIGGKIAATILSEIGEIDRFNHPKKLVAFAGVDPRVFESGKFTATVNRISKRGSSRLRHTLFVAVLCSLRKSGSQRLKAFYDRKREEGKPHKVAVIACANKLLHWIYAVLKQKEAFLDMP; this comes from the coding sequence GTGAATCCAGTTGTAGGTCTAGATATTGCTAAAGGTGAAAGCAAAGGACAGGTGTTTCTGGACAAGGATACACCTCATGGAAAGAGCTTTAATATTCTCCATACGAGTGCAGGGCTCGATCAGTTTCACGATGTACTGCGTTCCGTGGAAGAACTGACCGGAGTATCCCCAACCATCATCTTTGAGTCGACTGGGCATTATCACAAACCGATCACCCAGTTTCTTGACGAGCAGAACTATGTATATATCCTGGTTAATCCCTTGATTGCCTACCAAGCAAAGAAAACCAGCCTGCGGAAGGTAAAGACAGATGCTCTTGATGCTTACAATCTATGTAAGCTCTACTACAAAGAAGAGTTTGAGCCGTACAAAAAGCGAGGCATACAGCTGCTCGACCTCCGTAACCTCACACGGCAGCATGAATCGATTACCGGCTTATGCATTCAGACGAAGCTACAGTTTCAGGCGATTTTGGACCAGGTGTTCCCGGAGTTCAGGGGTGTGTTTGGAGATCTGTACTCGAAAGTGTCATTGCATGTCTTGTCCGAATTCCCTACTGCAGATTCTGTCTTAGCTGTGACCGAGATGGATTTAGCATGCAGGATCGAACAATTATGCCCTAGCCGCTCCGAACGTTGGGCTGTGGAAAGAGCGAAGAGACTTAGAGCAGCCGCAGCGAGGAACCCGTTTCGTGGGGCAAACCTGCAAAGTCACCTATTTAGCCTGAATATGTACATTAAAATGCTCCTTCAATACCAAGAGCATCTATCCGCCCTTGAAAACCAGATAGATGCCCTCGCCATGGATATTGAAGAATATGAGATTATCCAATCCATTCCCGGTATAGGTGGAAAAATCGCGGCAACGATCCTTTCCGAAATCGGAGAAATAGATCGGTTTAATCACCCAAAGAAGCTCGTAGCGTTTGCGGGTGTAGACCCTCGCGTGTTCGAGTCTGGTAAGTTCACAGCAACTGTTAATCGCATCAGCAAACGAGGTTCCAGCCGACTTCGCCATACGCTGTTCGTCGCCGTCCTATGCAGTCTGCGTAAGAGTGGCAGCCAGCGATTAAAAGCTTTTTACGACCGGAAACGCGAAGAAGGAAAGCCACATAAGGTAGCGGTAATCGCCTGTGCGAACAAGCTGCTCCATTGGATATACGCTGTGTTGAAACAAAAAGAGGCATTCCTAGACATGCCATAA
- a CDS encoding helix-turn-helix domain-containing protein, which produces MVKNGEFFVIRDMHDKGMSVSQIAREVGRDRKTVRKWLGESAPGIYKRGTYKPKKIDPYREYVLQRMSEGCVNATVIFDEISEMGYDGGMTQLRVFMKPHRQAVEEKWIVNTKLNNFFKVGRFVFNRC; this is translated from the coding sequence TTGGTCAAGAATGGGGAGTTTTTTGTGATTAGGGATATGCATGATAAGGGTATGAGTGTGTCACAAATTGCCCGCGAAGTCGGACGCGACCGAAAAACGGTTCGTAAGTGGTTAGGAGAATCCGCCCCCGGTATATATAAACGTGGCACTTACAAACCAAAGAAAATTGACCCGTACCGGGAATACGTGTTGCAGCGTATGAGCGAGGGTTGCGTGAACGCGACCGTTATCTTTGATGAGATTTCAGAGATGGGATATGACGGTGGAATGACGCAACTGCGTGTATTTATGAAGCCGCACCGGCAAGCCGTTGAAGAGAAGTGGATCGTCAACACTAAATTAAACAACTTTTTTAAGGTGGGTAGATTTGTATTCAATCGGTGTTGA
- a CDS encoding DUF402 domain-containing protein, whose amino-acid sequence MREKLTIRALKYPDIPHYDWEVELLEEASTHVICIGLPGRKLVHHTKQKVFDFDSCSIEFYSLEHWVTVSADIVNGALQQYYCNIAMPAIRDKSKSTVSFIDLDLDLVRRSLNLPWKVVDVEEFHTNQVKYGYPSSLVVEAKQQLQELQNRVRKSLFPFDGKLQFFIDQVIEQNHG is encoded by the coding sequence GTGAGGGAGAAGTTGACCATTCGGGCACTCAAGTACCCCGATATTCCTCACTATGATTGGGAAGTTGAATTATTGGAGGAAGCTTCAACACATGTCATTTGCATAGGCTTGCCAGGCAGAAAACTTGTACATCACACGAAACAAAAAGTGTTCGATTTTGATAGTTGCTCTATCGAATTTTATTCTTTGGAACACTGGGTTACAGTTAGTGCAGATATAGTGAATGGTGCATTACAACAGTATTACTGCAATATCGCAATGCCAGCGATACGTGACAAGAGTAAAAGCACAGTCTCATTCATCGACCTCGATTTGGATTTGGTACGTCGGTCTCTGAATCTCCCTTGGAAAGTTGTTGACGTGGAGGAATTCCACACAAACCAAGTGAAGTACGGGTATCCATCAAGCTTGGTCGTGGAAGCTAAGCAACAACTGCAGGAATTACAAAATAGAGTACGTAAAAGCCTGTTCCCATTCGATGGAAAGTTGCAATTCTTCATCGATCAGGTAATTGAACAAAACCACGGATGA
- the ltrA gene encoding group II intron reverse transcriptase/maturase, translating into MNTLAASSESTGSTRKRSPKPSEDRIMVAWLEAQDTSSPNNTFGSGTDWNEIEQHVCRLQRQLANAVEHGNRKAIRHYKWLIRTSQHAKMLAIRTVTQDNNGRKTPGIDGKLYTTSEARNELLTLVNLREKPLPVRRVYIKKKNGKQRPLGIPTIHGRVCQEIHKMAMEPEWDIRFEQNSYGFRPSRSTWDAIEQLFVVLATRRAPQWVIEGDIRGFFDNVAHEKLLNKLAPEDKMFVRRILKAPVIEPKRGRIPSLRGTPQGGIISPLLANIALNGMEEALRELAFKMGFGPQRKKPGINMVVYADDFVISCRTKEQAEQFVPVVSKWLEENVGVELSLEKTKITHIDEGFDFLGFNVRKYDGKLLIKPSKESQLSILRKAKMLLDSNKTAKAETIIRKLNPLLRGWASYYSTAVSTDAFSYCDYRIHKMLWRWIGRRHPNKSAKWMKAKYFARRGNRDWVFTDGTWDLFYMTNMPIIRHTKVQGNRSPFRPSDSNYFEHRRKQLLLKHLNGFQKKIVEKTDGKCGLCGRPISEEHFRKWRLNSENKICFHHVIPHQLGGRSTINNVFVTHRWCHELHYKRYGYDTMPDRPERFLKDSETVINGRVVWKNGSTATDN; encoded by the coding sequence ATGAACACATTAGCCGCGTCAAGCGAGTCAACAGGCTCAACGCGCAAGAGATCCCCGAAGCCCAGCGAAGATAGAATCATGGTGGCGTGGTTAGAGGCACAAGATACCTCATCGCCCAATAATACCTTCGGTTCAGGGACTGACTGGAACGAAATCGAGCAGCACGTCTGTAGGTTACAGCGCCAATTAGCAAACGCAGTCGAGCACGGAAATCGAAAGGCTATCCGCCATTACAAGTGGCTTATCCGCACCAGCCAACACGCTAAAATGTTGGCAATCCGAACCGTTACACAGGACAATAACGGACGTAAAACACCAGGAATCGATGGCAAACTCTACACTACGTCAGAAGCCCGTAACGAGTTGCTCACCCTAGTGAATCTCCGAGAAAAGCCACTTCCAGTGCGCCGGGTCTATATCAAGAAAAAGAATGGCAAGCAAAGACCGCTCGGTATTCCCACTATCCACGGGCGCGTATGTCAAGAGATACACAAAATGGCTATGGAGCCCGAATGGGACATTAGGTTTGAACAAAATTCATACGGATTCCGTCCGAGTCGTTCGACATGGGACGCCATCGAACAACTCTTTGTGGTGCTCGCAACTCGTCGTGCACCGCAGTGGGTTATCGAGGGTGACATCAGAGGTTTCTTTGACAACGTAGCCCACGAAAAATTGCTGAACAAACTCGCTCCAGAAGACAAGATGTTCGTCCGGCGAATTCTTAAAGCGCCTGTGATTGAGCCTAAACGAGGGCGAATTCCTAGCCTCAGGGGGACCCCGCAGGGTGGTATAATCTCACCCCTTCTCGCCAACATCGCGTTAAACGGGATGGAAGAGGCGTTAAGGGAACTGGCATTTAAAATGGGATTCGGACCTCAGAGAAAAAAGCCTGGTATTAATATGGTAGTTTATGCGGACGACTTTGTTATTTCCTGTAGAACGAAGGAACAAGCCGAGCAGTTTGTGCCAGTGGTATCCAAATGGCTGGAGGAAAACGTCGGAGTCGAACTAAGCCTAGAAAAAACGAAAATTACTCATATCGATGAGGGTTTCGATTTTCTGGGGTTCAACGTTCGGAAATACGACGGGAAACTGCTTATCAAACCATCCAAAGAGAGTCAGCTTTCCATCCTTCGAAAAGCAAAAATGCTGCTGGACTCCAATAAAACTGCCAAGGCAGAAACTATCATTCGAAAACTTAATCCACTGTTACGTGGATGGGCGAGCTACTACAGTACGGCTGTCAGTACAGACGCCTTCTCTTACTGCGACTATCGAATCCATAAAATGCTATGGCGATGGATTGGAAGAAGGCATCCAAACAAAAGCGCGAAATGGATGAAGGCAAAATACTTCGCGCGACGTGGTAATCGAGACTGGGTATTCACGGACGGAACATGGGACCTCTTCTATATGACAAACATGCCTATCATCCGACATACTAAGGTACAAGGAAATCGCTCTCCGTTTCGTCCTAGTGATAGCAACTACTTTGAACATCGGCGGAAGCAACTGCTCCTTAAACATCTCAATGGGTTTCAGAAGAAAATCGTTGAGAAAACGGACGGAAAGTGCGGTCTATGTGGACGTCCAATTTCGGAAGAACATTTTCGTAAATGGCGGCTTAATAGTGAAAACAAGATTTGTTTCCACCATGTGATTCCACATCAGCTTGGCGGTCGCTCCACGATTAACAACGTGTTTGTCACCCATCGTTGGTGTCATGAACTTCATTACAAGAGATATGGATATGACACCATGCCTGACAGACCAGAACGGTTTCTCAAGGACAGCGAGACCGTTATCAATGGAAGGGTCGTCTGGAAGAATGGTTCCACAGCTACAGACAACTAA
- the istB gene encoding IS21-like element helper ATPase IstB, producing MLEQRIQHACEELGWSRLPEVLYQHAEQASKENISYLEFLDNLLQEELRAKYERIILTRTRFARLPFQKTLEEFDFTFQPSVDERRMRDLATMRFLSHQENVIFLGPPGVGKTHLAVALGLEAIRQRHSVYFTTANDLVESLEEAHEKGTIRRKLRQYTKPALLIVDEIGYRKMNNAAAHLFFQLVAERYEKGAMVLTSNKSYSEWGDIFGDNVLATAILDRILHHSTTVNIRGESFRIQEKKKAGFLHIGEDGKPMTVNR from the coding sequence ATGCTTGAACAACGAATTCAGCACGCATGCGAAGAATTAGGGTGGTCTCGGCTACCCGAGGTCCTTTACCAGCATGCTGAGCAGGCTTCCAAAGAAAATATATCTTACCTTGAATTCTTGGACAATCTCCTGCAGGAGGAACTGCGTGCCAAATACGAACGCATTATACTCACGCGGACTCGTTTCGCCAGGCTTCCGTTTCAGAAGACGCTTGAGGAGTTTGACTTCACATTTCAACCCTCCGTTGACGAGCGAAGAATGCGCGATTTAGCGACCATGCGCTTTCTGAGCCACCAAGAGAACGTGATTTTCTTAGGGCCACCGGGCGTTGGGAAAACACATCTTGCTGTAGCACTCGGACTGGAGGCGATTCGCCAACGGCATTCAGTGTACTTCACCACAGCAAATGATTTAGTTGAGTCACTTGAAGAGGCACATGAGAAAGGAACCATTCGCCGTAAACTGCGGCAATATACCAAGCCAGCGCTGCTGATTGTAGACGAGATTGGGTACCGAAAGATGAATAATGCTGCGGCACATTTATTCTTTCAGCTCGTGGCGGAACGATACGAAAAAGGGGCAATGGTCCTCACTTCAAACAAGTCCTATTCCGAGTGGGGAGATATCTTTGGAGACAATGTGCTTGCAACAGCAATTCTGGATCGCATCTTACACCACTCTACCACGGTAAATATCCGTGGAGAGAGCTTCAGGATTCAGGAGAAGAAGAAGGCCGGGTTCTTGCACATAGGCGAAGACGGTAAACCGATGACGGTAAACCGATGA